A part of Oncorhynchus kisutch isolate 150728-3 linkage group LG2, Okis_V2, whole genome shotgun sequence genomic DNA contains:
- the riiad1 gene encoding RIIa domain-containing protein 1 isoform X2 gives MADKRGLEKLDFGALSIEQQQQLRQFKINTRINNEKYLREHPETEALISDFLRPTDIREYAADYFTDPNLGLIIGSKLQGDPADTGTD, from the exons ATGGCTGATAAACGTGGTTTGGAGAAACTGGACTTTGGTGCATTAAGCATCGAGCAACAACAGCAACTCCGACAATTTAAg ATCAATACAAGAATCAACAATGAAAAATATTTGAGAGAGCATCCAGAGACGGAGGCCTTAATAAGCGACTTTTTAAG ACCCACAGACATTCGCGAGTATGCAGCAG ATTACTTCACCGACCCAAACCTTGGTTTGATCATTGGCTCCAAACTGCAGGGCGATCCTGCCGACACAGGCACAGACTGA
- the riiad1 gene encoding RIIa domain-containing protein 1 isoform X1, whose protein sequence is MADKRGLEKLDFGALSIEQQQQLRQFKINTRINNEKYLREHPETEALISDFLRDVFLKRPTDIREYAADYFTDPNLGLIIGSKLQGDPADTGTD, encoded by the exons ATGGCTGATAAACGTGGTTTGGAGAAACTGGACTTTGGTGCATTAAGCATCGAGCAACAACAGCAACTCCGACAATTTAAg ATCAATACAAGAATCAACAATGAAAAATATTTGAGAGAGCATCCAGAGACGGAGGCCTTAATAAGCGACTTTTTAAG agATGTATTTCTCAAAAGACCCACAGACATTCGCGAGTATGCAGCAG ATTACTTCACCGACCCAAACCTTGGTTTGATCATTGGCTCCAAACTGCAGGGCGATCCTGCCGACACAGGCACAGACTGA